The region ATCGCTGGCCGCCCGAATAAGGTCTGGGACGACGCCCAGCACAAGACCGTCCTCGGCCGTTTTGGCTGGAAGGCCGGGCAACCGAACCTCAACCAACAGAATGTGCATGCGTTTTCAGGAGACATGGGCCTGACCACACGCCTGCGCGGGGTTGATGACTGCACCGACTCGCAAACCGCCTGCAAACAAGCGCCCAACGGCAACGGGCCCGAGGGCGAGCCGGAAGTCAGCGAGAACATTTTGCGCCTGGTGCTGTTCTATAGCCGTAACCTTGCCGTCCCGGCCCGCCGCGACGTCAGCGCCCCAGAAGTGCTGGCCGGCAAGAACCTGTTTTACCAAGCGGGCTGCCAGTCCTGTCACACCCCCCAATACACCACCGCCGCCAATGCCGCCGAACCTGAGCTGGCCAATCAAGTGATTCGCCCCTACAGCGACCTACTGCTGCATGACATGGGCGACGGTCTGGCCGATAACCGCACCGAATTCCAGGCCAGTGGCCGCGACTGGCGCACCCCGCCGTTGTGGGGCATCGGCCTGACGCAAGCGGTCAGCGGCCATACGCAGTTGTTGCATGACGGCCGCGCCCGCAACCTGCTCGAAGCCGTGCTCTGGCATGGCGGCGAGGCCTCGGCGGCGCAACAACAGGTTTTGTCTTTCAACAGCGAGCAGCGCACTGCGTTACTGGCGTTTTTGAACTCTCTTTAAACACCTTATAAAGAATCGGGAGCCCGACATGTTCCGTCCCAAATTGTTGTTCACCAGCCTTGCAGCACTCGCCTTGGGTGCCTGCTCGCCCCAAGATCCGCAGGCCGTCACGTCAGCCGCCATCGCTAAACAAGTGATCCTGCCGACCTACAGCCGCTGGGTTGAAGCTGACCGTCAACTGGCCGTCAGCGCCCTGGCCTTCTGCGAAGGCAAGGAAAATCTCGACACCGCCCGCGCTGATTTCCTGCATGCACAGAAAGCCTGGGCCGAACTGCAACCGCTGCTGATCGGCCCGCTGGCCGAAGGCAACCGTTCGTGGCAGGTGCAGTTCTGGCCGGACAAGAAAAACCTCGTCGGCCGTCAGGTCGAGCAACTGGTCACCGCGCAGCCGCAGATCGATGCGGCGGCCCTCGCCAAATCGAGTGTGGTGGTACAAGGCCTGTCAGCCTACGAGTACATCCTGTTTGACAGCAAAGTCGACATGGCCGACGCCACCCAGAAAGCCAAATACTGCCCGCTGCTGACCGCCATCGGCGAACGGCAGAAGCAACTGGCCGAAGAGATCCTGTCGCGCTGGAATACCAACGACGGCATGCTCGCGCAGATGAGCAAGTTCCCGAACCAGCGCTACGCAGACTCCCACGAAGCGATTGCTGATGTGCTGCGGGTACAAGTCACCGCCCTGGACACCCTGAAGAAAAAACTCGGCACCCCAATGGGCCGCCAAACCAAGGGCATTCCACAGCCGTTCCAGGCAGATGCCTGGCGCAGCCAATCGTCGCTGCAAGGGCTGGAAGCCAGCCTGGCCGCAGCGCAAACCGTATGGGCAGGGGTCGATAACCAAGGCCTGCGCGGTCTGTTGCCAAGCGCGCAGAAACCGTTGGCCGACAAGATTGACGCCGCCTACACCGCGTCCCTGAAACTGTTCGCCAGCAACCAACGCTCGCTGACCGACATGCTCGGCGACGATGTTGGTCGCCAGCAACTCAACGATCTCTACGACAGCCTCAACGTCGTCCATCGCCTGCACGAAGGTGAGCTGGCCAAGGCGCTGGGCATCCAACTGGGCTTCAATGCCAACGACGGTGACTGATGAGGGCACGTGCCATGCTGCGACGCCAGGCTGTGACGTTAGGTAGTTTGCTGCTGGGCGCAGTGACGCTGGGCGGCTGGAGGCTGTTCAAGCAAAAGGACGAGCGCCCGTTACTGCTGTCGGCGCGCGACGATACCGAGGGCAAGCACTACGCGGTGGGTTATCGGCTGGACGGCAGCCGAGTGTTTGCCACCCAGGTCGGCCAACGCTGCCACGACATCATCAACCACCCGACGCTGCCAATCGCCCTGTTTGTCGCCCGCCGCCCCGGCACCGAGAGTTACCTGATCGACCTGCGCGACGGCACGCTCCTGCAAACGGTGACCTCGCAGCCGAACCGGCATTTTTACGGCCACGCGGTGATTCACCACAGCGGCGACTGGCTGTACGCCACCGAAAACGACACCACCGACCCAGGTCGCGGCCTGCTGGGTGTGTATAAGTTCGAAGGTGAGCGACTTATCCACAGCGGCGAAATCACGACCCACGGCGTTGGTCCACATCAGGTGTCGTGGATGCCCGACGGCGAAACCTTGGTGGTGGCCAATGGCGGGATTCGCACCGAGGCCGAAAGCCGGGTCGAAATGAACCTCAACGCCATGGAACCAAGCCTGGTGCTGATGCAACGGGACGGCACGCTGATAAGCAAGGAAACCCTCAGTCAACAGATGAACAGCGTGCGCCACCTTGGCATTGCCAGCGATGGCACCATCGTCGCCGGTCAGCAGTTCATGGGCGCTGCGCATGAATCCTCGGAGCTGTTGGCGATCAAGCGTCCGGGCCAGCCGTTTGTGGCGTTCCCGGTGCCCGAGCAGCAATTACAGGCCATGGGGCATTACACCGCCAGCGTCGCGGTACACAGCGAGTTGCGTCTGATCGCGTTGACCGCGCCTCGCGGCAACCGCTTTTTCATCTGGGACCTGGACACCGGCGAAGTGCGTCTGGATGCGCCACTTCCCGACTGCGCCGGGGTCGGCGCCGTGGCCGACGGGTTTGTCGTGACCTCGGGCCAGGGCCGATGCAGGTTTTACGATTGCCGCCAGACTGAGCTGGTCGCAAAACCACTGGAACTGCCCGCGGGGCTTTGGGACAACCACCTGCATTTGATCTGAGCCATGCCCTCCCTGCGCCGCAATGGCGCGGGAGGGCCTGTTAACACTGCCCGTTGGAATCCGCCTCTGACTCGGAGTAATGTTCCCGCCTGTCTCACCTGATTTTCTCCAAGGAAGTGGAAATATGCTGCGTCGCCGCATGCTGATCATGTTGGGTGTTGTCCTGCTAATCGTGCTGGCGCTTGCCGGTTACAAAGCTTTTTCGATTTACACGATGATTCAGGGGTTTGCCAAACCGAAACCACCGATCAGTGTGGCCGTGGCCAACGCTGTCGAGCAGCCGTGGCAAGCTCGTTTGCCGACCGTGGGCACACTCAAGGCGTTGCAAGGGGTGAACCTGAGCCTGGAAGTCGCTGGCACCGTCAAAGACGTGCTGTTCGAGTCCGGGCAGAAGATCAAGGCCGGGCAACCGCTGCTGCAACTGGACAGTGCCGTCGAAAGCGCCCTGCTCGAAACAGCCCAGGCCGACCTCGGTCTGGCCCAACTGGATTTCGGTCGTGGCAGTCAGTTGGTGGACAGCCGAGCCATTTCCAAAGGCGAGTACGACCGGCTCTCGGCGCAGTTGCAAAAGAATAAGGCGACGGTCAATCAACTCAAGGCGTCCCTGGCGAAGAAACGCATCATTGCGCCCTTTAGCGGCACCATCGGCATTCGTCAGGTGGATGTCGGCGACTACTTGGCCAGCGGCACGATGATTGCCACCCTGCAAGACCTCAGCAGTCTTTACGTCGACTTCTATGTCCCCGAGCAGTCGGTACCCAAGATCGCCTTGGGCCAAGTGGTTCAGGTCAGCGTCTCGGCGTACCCGACGCAGAGTTTCCCCGGCGCCATCAGCGCGATCAACCCGAAGGTCGAGAACAGCACCCGTAACGTGTTGGTGCGCGCGACGCTGTCCAACCCCGACGGCAAGCTCTTGCCCGGCATGTTCGCCAGCCTGCAAGTGCTGCTGCCGGACCCGCAGCAGCACGTCGTGGTGCCGGAAAGCGCGATCACCTACACCCTGTACGGCAACTCGTTGTATGTCGTGGCGCAGAAAAAAGCCGAGGACGGCACCCTTCAAAAAGATGACAAAGGCCAACCGATCCTGATCGCCGAGCGCCGCTTCATTGAAACCGGTGAACGCCGAGACGGACGGGTGATGATCACCAAAGGCGTGCAGAGCGGTGAGCGAGTGGTGACGGCCGGCCAGATCAAACTGGACAACGGCACCCACATTGCCATCAGCGACGACAAGACCCTGACCGATAAGAACAGCCAGCCACGCACTGACTGATCAAGGAATCCTCAT is a window of Pseudomonas sp. DC1.2 DNA encoding:
- a CDS encoding DUF1513 domain-containing protein, giving the protein MLRRQAVTLGSLLLGAVTLGGWRLFKQKDERPLLLSARDDTEGKHYAVGYRLDGSRVFATQVGQRCHDIINHPTLPIALFVARRPGTESYLIDLRDGTLLQTVTSQPNRHFYGHAVIHHSGDWLYATENDTTDPGRGLLGVYKFEGERLIHSGEITTHGVGPHQVSWMPDGETLVVANGGIRTEAESRVEMNLNAMEPSLVLMQRDGTLISKETLSQQMNSVRHLGIASDGTIVAGQQFMGAAHESSELLAIKRPGQPFVAFPVPEQQLQAMGHYTASVAVHSELRLIALTAPRGNRFFIWDLDTGEVRLDAPLPDCAGVGAVADGFVVTSGQGRCRFYDCRQTELVAKPLELPAGLWDNHLHLI
- a CDS encoding efflux RND transporter periplasmic adaptor subunit — protein: MLRRRMLIMLGVVLLIVLALAGYKAFSIYTMIQGFAKPKPPISVAVANAVEQPWQARLPTVGTLKALQGVNLSLEVAGTVKDVLFESGQKIKAGQPLLQLDSAVESALLETAQADLGLAQLDFGRGSQLVDSRAISKGEYDRLSAQLQKNKATVNQLKASLAKKRIIAPFSGTIGIRQVDVGDYLASGTMIATLQDLSSLYVDFYVPEQSVPKIALGQVVQVSVSAYPTQSFPGAISAINPKVENSTRNVLVRATLSNPDGKLLPGMFASLQVLLPDPQQHVVVPESAITYTLYGNSLYVVAQKKAEDGTLQKDDKGQPILIAERRFIETGERRDGRVMITKGVQSGERVVTAGQIKLDNGTHIAISDDKTLTDKNSQPRTD
- a CDS encoding imelysin family protein, which gives rise to MFRPKLLFTSLAALALGACSPQDPQAVTSAAIAKQVILPTYSRWVEADRQLAVSALAFCEGKENLDTARADFLHAQKAWAELQPLLIGPLAEGNRSWQVQFWPDKKNLVGRQVEQLVTAQPQIDAAALAKSSVVVQGLSAYEYILFDSKVDMADATQKAKYCPLLTAIGERQKQLAEEILSRWNTNDGMLAQMSKFPNQRYADSHEAIADVLRVQVTALDTLKKKLGTPMGRQTKGIPQPFQADAWRSQSSLQGLEASLAAAQTVWAGVDNQGLRGLLPSAQKPLADKIDAAYTASLKLFASNQRSLTDMLGDDVGRQQLNDLYDSLNVVHRLHEGELAKALGIQLGFNANDGD